The Rhodohalobacter sp. SW132 genome has a segment encoding these proteins:
- a CDS encoding MotA/TolQ/ExbB proton channel family protein, translating to MGADLGYFFLQAGTDAGFFNVLVEKFNEGEEWMWPVLIALILGLAIFLERVITLNLADINTRKFILDVQQALQDGGIPAAQELCAQTRGPIASVFQAGLMRADEGVEAAEKAITTYGSIEMSFLERGLVWLALFIAIAPLLGFLGTVVGMIEAFDAIEAAADISPSLVARGIKIALLTTAAGLLAGIILQIGYNYCVSKIDRIIADMEESSITLIDSIILMKEGKPIVVVKDDQVSDEDEV from the coding sequence ATGGGAGCGGATCTCGGATATTTTTTCCTACAGGCAGGAACTGATGCTGGCTTCTTTAACGTCTTAGTAGAAAAATTCAACGAAGGTGAGGAGTGGATGTGGCCTGTGCTGATCGCTCTCATTTTGGGCCTTGCAATTTTTCTCGAGAGAGTAATCACTCTCAATCTTGCTGATATTAACACAAGAAAATTTATTCTCGATGTTCAGCAAGCTCTTCAAGACGGTGGGATTCCGGCAGCCCAGGAACTTTGCGCACAAACAAGAGGTCCAATCGCTTCTGTATTTCAGGCCGGACTTATGCGCGCTGATGAAGGAGTTGAAGCCGCGGAAAAAGCAATTACAACCTACGGCTCCATTGAGATGAGCTTCCTTGAACGAGGACTTGTGTGGCTTGCGCTTTTTATTGCGATCGCCCCTCTGCTTGGATTCCTTGGAACTGTTGTAGGTATGATTGAGGCGTTTGACGCTATTGAAGCAGCAGCTGATATCTCACCAAGTCTTGTTGCACGTGGTATTAAAATTGCACTTTTGACAACAGCAGCCGGTCTTCTCGCAGGTATTATTCTGCAGATTGGTTATAACTACTGCGTGTCTAAGATCGATCGAATAATTGCAGATATGGAAGAGAGCTCCATTACGCTGATCGATTCCATTATTTTAATGAAAGAAGGCAAGCCAATTGTTGTAGTTAAAGATGATCAGGTATCTGACGAAGACGAAGTGTAA
- the thiL gene encoding thiamine-phosphate kinase, with protein MKKNDFKTIQEIGFARFVERLSKFTGSVSKETELGMGDDASLFNVQEGCQITTSSEIFLEGVHFDLTYTPFKHLGYKIVTAAVSDIYAMNGQPKTININLAVPNRYSVQMMEQLYEGIDAACKDYGVQITGGDTTASHQILVVSVSVTGEVEKGSAVKRSDAEEDNIICVTGELGAAMAGLRILLREKKTWQESGSDHFQPDLEKYEFVVQRQLVPKARFDLIESFKNTGIRPTSMTDVTKGVVNDLQNIARSSNMGVQMYSPAVPISFEVRNVADEMQEDVDKYAFYGGEDFEMLFTLKEEDVEKLKTEFEDFAVIGKIVGREKQFVINTGEEETIKFDLFET; from the coding sequence ATGAAAAAAAACGATTTTAAAACAATTCAGGAGATCGGTTTTGCCCGATTTGTTGAACGACTCTCAAAATTCACCGGATCAGTTTCAAAGGAAACAGAACTCGGAATGGGGGATGATGCTTCACTCTTCAATGTTCAGGAAGGCTGCCAAATCACAACGTCTTCGGAAATCTTTTTAGAAGGGGTTCATTTTGATCTGACCTACACTCCATTCAAACATTTAGGATATAAAATTGTTACGGCTGCTGTAAGTGATATTTATGCGATGAATGGTCAGCCAAAAACAATAAATATAAATCTCGCTGTTCCCAATCGGTATTCGGTACAGATGATGGAACAGCTTTACGAAGGAATTGATGCAGCATGTAAAGACTATGGGGTACAGATCACGGGTGGTGATACAACTGCATCTCATCAAATATTAGTCGTTTCTGTTTCTGTTACCGGCGAAGTGGAAAAAGGATCTGCTGTAAAACGGTCTGATGCTGAAGAAGATAACATTATATGCGTGACTGGTGAACTGGGCGCAGCGATGGCTGGTCTGAGAATTTTACTAAGAGAAAAAAAAACATGGCAAGAGAGCGGCAGTGACCATTTTCAACCTGATCTTGAAAAATATGAGTTTGTTGTTCAGCGCCAGCTGGTGCCTAAAGCGCGGTTTGATCTGATCGAAAGTTTTAAAAACACAGGTATTCGTCCTACAAGCATGACGGATGTCACGAAAGGTGTTGTTAATGACCTTCAAAATATAGCCAGAAGTTCCAATATGGGGGTTCAAATGTATTCACCGGCTGTTCCCATTTCTTTTGAGGTTCGGAATGTAGCCGATGAGATGCAGGAAGATGTTGATAAATACGCATTTTATGGCGGCGAAGATTTTGAGATGCTATTTACACTCAAAGAAGAAGATGTTGAAAAGCTAAAAACAGAATTTGAGGATTTTGCTGTTATTGGTAAAATTGTGGGACGCGAAAAACAGTTTGTGATCAATACCGGGGAAGAAGAGACCATAAAATTTGATCTTTTTGAAACATAA
- a CDS encoding biopolymer transporter ExbD, which produces MLNKQQRREEPEINGSSLADIAFLLLIFFLVVTTIDVDAGIGMTLPPIPDDIEPPPVRERNLLNILVNAQGMVLLDEEPAAISEIRQRVMDFVDNPTNDPNLSESPDDAIVSIKTDRRTPYNVYIDMLDEVMGAYAELRNVASQNRFGVPYSALEDDSVQQDEIRDMYPRRISIAEPDEG; this is translated from the coding sequence ATGCTCAATAAACAACAACGTAGAGAAGAACCGGAAATCAATGGTTCATCACTGGCGGATATCGCATTTTTGCTTTTGATATTCTTCCTTGTGGTAACAACCATTGATGTGGACGCCGGTATCGGAATGACATTACCTCCGATTCCGGATGATATTGAGCCGCCACCGGTTCGTGAAAGAAACCTCCTGAACATTCTTGTGAATGCTCAGGGAATGGTGCTTCTCGATGAAGAACCTGCCGCAATATCTGAAATCAGGCAAAGGGTCATGGATTTTGTTGACAATCCAACGAACGATCCAAACTTGTCAGAATCACCGGATGATGCGATCGTATCCATCAAAACCGACAGGCGAACACCGTATAACGTTTATATCGATATGCTCGATGAAGTGATGGGGGCGTACGCAGAATTGCGGAATGTCGCCTCTCAGAATCGTTTTGGTGTTCCATACTCGGCACTTGAGGATGACAGTGTTCAACAGGACGAGATTCGGGACATGTATCCCCGACGAATATCAATCGCTGAACCGGATGAGGGCTAA
- a CDS encoding biopolymer transporter ExbD yields the protein MSRFKKKQAKTKQGVPTSAMPDVVFMLLIFFMVTTVLREVELQVQIEYTSAENIEKIEQKRLVSYIYIGPQRLGGGQLGETRVQIDDTLIDDMGSIRNIMYDKLMDEPRLIVSLRVDADSEFGIVTDVQQELRHAGTLRINYSTLREI from the coding sequence ATGAGTAGATTTAAAAAGAAGCAGGCGAAAACGAAACAGGGGGTGCCAACCTCTGCGATGCCGGATGTTGTATTCATGTTGCTTATTTTCTTCATGGTTACAACGGTACTTCGTGAGGTTGAACTGCAGGTACAGATTGAGTATACCTCGGCTGAAAATATAGAGAAGATCGAGCAGAAAAGGCTCGTTAGCTATATTTATATCGGCCCGCAACGCCTTGGTGGCGGACAACTTGGTGAAACCCGCGTTCAGATTGATGATACCCTGATAGATGATATGGGGTCGATCCGTAATATCATGTATGATAAACTGATGGACGAGCCCAGGCTCATTGTTTCTCTTCGCGTAGATGCAGACTCCGAATTTGGCATCGTAACCGATGTTCAGCAGGAACTCAGGCATGCAGGAACACTGCGTATCAACTATTCAACACTTCGCGAAATTTAG